One genomic window of Biomphalaria glabrata chromosome 9, xgBioGlab47.1, whole genome shotgun sequence includes the following:
- the LOC129928147 gene encoding fibrillin-1-like, with protein MVQQGVIVKWDIDECSLAKKPCSQICTDTYGRFTCSCYAGFKLEADRTSCTACEKSFYGVNCNQSYQCSGHGTCDPVRGCVCDIGWEGVNCNNDIDECTLRTDNCLIGDVCVNALGSYSCVCPIGYVRNGTCQDINECVDPALNNCNPLIEDCVNNFGSHVCNCKPGYARNDKGDCININECANGDHQCQQICVDVPGKYNCDCNYRYRLNDDRLTCLLVKDVCSDFEKLNCSQGCTVDFQQNTSYCFCADGYNLVGKDTCEDINECEVSTKNLCSFKSGCVNRVPGYSCSCPPGSSLDNDGRNCNRVFCDVDVNQCTNGELQCNDRQDCVSRIGPDSCVCKSGYRLNGTLCEDVNECLDPRLNTCQQTCQNSVGSYSCGCYKGFAYNASTNTCDDINECARQIDRCTSVCINTLGNYRCSCTPGYVLNRDGYTCDVTSVCTNSSLCQYQCINVNGNETCFCPKGQALNSDLRTCRDVDLCSSSSCSDLCSETPDNTSVICSCPPGKSLAANGIICQSCSSGTWGDNCANQCSCSPTTTQSCSPFNGTCQSQSGWTGPDCSQDINECTQNQAICASKNNTDCLNTNGAYICSCKLGYGKTNENDECPYVLM; from the exons ATGGTACAGCAAGGTGTGATTGTCAAGTGGG ATATAGATGAATGCAGTCTTGCCAAGAAGCCCTGTAGTCAAATTTGTACAGACACTTATGGCAGATTTACTTGTTCATGTTATGCTGGTTTTAAACTAGAAGCAGATAGAACTTCTTGTACAG CTTGTGAGAAGTCCTTCTATGGTGTCAACTGCAATCAATCCTATCAGTGTAGTGGGCACGGGACATGTGATCCTGTCAGAGGCTGTGTATGTGACATAGGCTGGGAGGGAGTCAACTGCAACAATGATATTGATGAGTGTACACTAAGGACAGACAACTGTTTGATTGGTGATGTTTGTGTTAATGCTTTGGGAAGCTATTCCTGTGTTTGCCCTATTGGATATGTTAGAAATGGAACTTGTCAAG atataaATGAATGTGTTGATCCTGCCCTAAACAACTGCAACCCACTTATTGAAGATTGTGTCAATAACTTTGGTAGTCATGTCTGCAACTGTAAGCCTGGATATGCAAGAAATGATAAAGGGGACTGCATTA ATATCAATGAATGTGCTAATGGGGACCATCAATGTCAACAAATCTGTGTTGATGTGCCTGGAAAATACAACTGTGATTGTAACTACCGGTATAGATTAAATGATGATAGGCTAACATGTCTACTAG TTAAAGATGTATGCAGTGATTTTGAGAAACTGAACTGCTCTCAAGGATGCACAGTAGACTTTCAACAGAACACTTCATATTGTTTTTGTGCTGATGGTTACAATCTAGTTGGCAAAGACACATGTGAAG ACATCAATGAATGTGAAGTATCAACAAAGAACTTGTGCAGCTTCAAGTCTGGATGTGTTAACAGAGTACCAGGATACAGCTGTTCATGTCCCCCTGGGTCAAGTTTGGACAATGATGGACGCAACTGCAATA GAGTTTTCTGTGATGTGGATGTGAACCAGTGTACCAATGGGGAATTACAGTGTAATGACAGACAGGATTGTGTGAGTCGTATAGGTCCTGATTCATGTGTTTGCAAATCTGGTTACAGACTTAATGGCACATTGTGTGAAG ATGTCAATGAATGTTTGGATCCAAGGTTAAACACTTGTCAGCAGACATGTCAGAACTCTGTTGGTAGCTACAGCTGTGGCTGTTATAAAGGATTTGCTTATAATGCATCAACTAACACATGTGATG ATATCAATGAATGTGCTCGACAAATAGACAGATGTACAAGTGTATGTATCAACACATTGGGCAACTACAGGTGTTCATGCACACCTGGCTATGTCCTCAACAGAGATGGATATACATGTGATG tGACCAGTGTGTGCACCAACAGTTCACTTTGTCAGTACCAGTGTATTAATGTCAATGGCAATGAAACTTGTTTCTGTCCTAAAGGACAAGCTTTAAACAGTGATTTGAGAACCTGTagag ATGTAGACTTGTGCAGCTCTAGTTCCTGTAGTGATCTGTGCAGTGAAACACCTGACAATACAAGTGTTATATGTTCCTGCCCTCCTGGTAAATCTTTGGCTGCCAATGGAATTATTTGCCAGT CTTGTTCAAGTGGTACATGGGGAGATAACTGTGCCAACCAGTGCAGCTGTTCTCCTACTACCACACAGAGTTGTAGCCCCTTTAATGGGACCTGTCAATCTCAGAGTGGATGGACTGGTCCTGACTGTTCCCAAGATATCAATGAGTGTACTCAAAACCAAGCTATCTGTGCCTCTAAAAATAACACAGATTGTCTCAACACAAATGGAGCCTATATCTGTAGTTGTAAGCTTGGTTATgggaaaacaaatgaaaatgatGAATGTCCTTATGTCCTTATGTAA